From Dethiosulfovibrio faecalis, one genomic window encodes:
- a CDS encoding sulfite exporter TauE/SafE family protein, protein MSSYLSLVAVFLVGVAAGFLNVTAGGGSLLSLPMLVFTGLSLPMANATNRISIFSQNTVATTKFYRSGVLSVREALSLALPATIGSVVGTSLAIELNPKVLQISISILISVMAFLLLLKPSMWEKERSRDVPRPALFLIFFGIGVYGGFVQAGVGFIFLWALSGFIGHDLVRSNALKVAVILSYTSISVAMFAAKGLLDLKVGLVLACGSMLGGYLGARFAVSKGSRWVRWMVAGAVIVSAFKMMSQALYS, encoded by the coding sequence ATGTCTTCTTATCTCAGCCTTGTAGCGGTGTTCTTGGTGGGAGTGGCGGCGGGGTTCTTGAACGTCACGGCGGGAGGGGGGAGCCTGCTGAGCCTGCCTATGCTGGTTTTTACGGGGCTTTCTCTTCCTATGGCCAACGCGACCAACCGTATCTCCATATTTTCCCAGAACACCGTGGCAACCACGAAGTTTTACCGGTCGGGGGTCCTCTCCGTCCGAGAGGCGCTGTCTTTAGCCCTCCCTGCGACGATAGGATCTGTGGTCGGCACATCTTTGGCTATAGAGTTAAACCCTAAAGTCCTTCAGATATCCATATCGATTTTGATATCCGTGATGGCTTTTCTTCTTCTGTTAAAACCGTCCATGTGGGAGAAGGAGAGGAGTAGGGATGTTCCTAGGCCTGCTTTGTTTCTCATCTTTTTTGGGATAGGGGTTTACGGTGGGTTCGTTCAGGCCGGAGTGGGGTTTATCTTCCTTTGGGCCCTTTCCGGGTTTATCGGACACGATCTCGTTCGATCAAACGCCCTCAAGGTCGCGGTTATCCTGTCCTATACGTCCATCAGCGTGGCTATGTTCGCAGCGAAGGGATTGCTGGATCTTAAGGTCGGTCTGGTGCTTGCCTGTGGCTCCATGCTCGGCGGGTATTTAGGGGCTCGTTTTGCCGTGTCCAAGGGTAGTCGGTGGGTTCGATGGATGGTTGCCGGTGCCGTTATCGTAAGCGCCTTCAAGATGATGTCTCAGGCCCTTTACTCTTGA
- a CDS encoding EFR1 family ferrodoxin (N-terminal region resembles flavodoxins. C-terminal ferrodoxin region binds two 4Fe-4S clusters.) produces the protein MNLMYVYSGTGNTLHLAERLSERIGEHEIHNMVGLMDEDVHADGETVGIFYPVHAFGAPAVVHRFLSRLSVKPSSWVYLVLDSAGTPLGAAAQCRRILEKRGIRLDAYFSVKMPGNYPPLSNPPSGEKLRRLVQKGDLSMDGVIEAVLTRKGSRSPNKLLGILSEFINTGALRAAPKGASKFFSTDECTGCGICASVCPVDNVKIVDGRPTWLGNCTGCLSCFHWCPSKAIQYNRGSSFHRNRYGHPSIPLERYLDWCSLGKEEDEK, from the coding sequence ATGAATCTCATGTACGTCTACTCAGGCACGGGCAACACGCTTCATCTGGCGGAGAGGCTATCGGAGAGGATCGGCGAACACGAGATACACAATATGGTGGGACTGATGGACGAAGACGTCCATGCCGACGGAGAGACGGTAGGCATATTCTATCCGGTGCACGCCTTCGGGGCACCTGCCGTAGTTCATCGTTTTCTGTCCCGCCTATCGGTAAAACCGTCCAGCTGGGTATACCTCGTATTGGACAGCGCCGGAACACCGCTGGGAGCCGCGGCACAGTGCCGCAGGATATTGGAGAAAAGGGGGATAAGGCTGGACGCCTACTTTTCCGTAAAGATGCCGGGGAACTACCCGCCTCTCTCCAACCCGCCGTCGGGAGAAAAGCTGAGGCGTCTAGTCCAAAAAGGCGACCTTTCCATGGACGGAGTCATCGAGGCCGTATTGACGAGAAAGGGCTCCCGATCTCCGAATAAACTGCTAGGTATTCTGTCCGAATTCATCAATACCGGAGCCCTCAGAGCGGCCCCCAAAGGGGCCTCGAAGTTCTTCTCAACGGACGAATGCACAGGGTGTGGAATCTGCGCTTCTGTATGCCCCGTAGACAACGTGAAGATAGTCGACGGTCGTCCCACCTGGCTTGGGAACTGCACCGGATGTCTATCCTGTTTTCATTGGTGTCCATCCAAGGCCATACAGTACAACCGGGGGTCGTCCTTCCACAGAAACAGATACGGACATCCGTCGATTCCTCTGGAAAGGTACCTGGATTGGTGTTCCCTAGGCAAAGAGGAGGACGAAAAATAA
- the rimM gene encoding ribosome maturation factor RimM (Essential for efficient processing of 16S rRNA) produces MKGDDLVEVGKIIAPHGVKGEFKVFPLTDFPDRFESMDELDLYDGNGRFIKTVPISSVRFRPDKGEVMITSPEVRDRDEAEALRGMLVKVSKSERRDLPEGEYWIDDLIGLSVIDEGSGEAIGTLCDVMVTGGSDVYTVKRPDGRNMMIPAVGEYVSSVDIVSGVLKVKNIEGLRDL; encoded by the coding sequence GTGAAGGGCGACGACCTCGTTGAAGTAGGAAAAATAATAGCTCCTCACGGGGTCAAGGGTGAGTTCAAGGTTTTTCCTCTTACCGATTTTCCCGATCGTTTCGAATCCATGGACGAGTTGGATCTGTACGACGGCAACGGGCGGTTCATCAAGACCGTCCCTATCTCCTCGGTTAGATTCAGACCGGATAAGGGCGAGGTCATGATAACCTCCCCGGAAGTACGCGACAGAGACGAGGCGGAAGCTCTGAGAGGTATGTTGGTAAAGGTCTCCAAGAGCGAACGCAGGGATCTGCCAGAAGGCGAGTACTGGATAGACGATCTCATCGGCCTATCCGTGATCGACGAAGGATCGGGCGAGGCTATCGGTACTCTGTGCGACGTCATGGTCACCGGGGGATCGGACGTCTATACGGTTAAACGCCCGGATGGACGAAACATGATGATCCCCGCCGTAGGAGAGTACGTCTCTTCCGTGGATATCGTTTCTGGGGTGCTCAAGGTAAAGAACATCGAGGGCCTTAGAGATCTATGA
- a CDS encoding ABC transporter ATP-binding protein gives MKDVILETDELEVVYRGRDKSVRALRPLSIKLGRGESLAVVGESGCGKTTLVRAILGLQPPSSGAISLFGEDISELDKKGTIAVRRRCGFIPQDVYGGLPPGLSALDTVREPWDLLHPRNDKEAGKKHAVELMEQLGLDSKNLGNRKVKKGLSGGQRQRIAVARALINDPELLLADEPTSMQDISTRDKVIRLLRERVDRGMSLIFVTHDLLLARSIARKTAIFFGGSLCETGNSDDIVSEQIHPYTKALYGAMPSLNEKMVLRTSKDRTPSPSGCPFRKGCPEAMYVCEKTPPMKDMGNDRMVACWRTGN, from the coding sequence ATGAAAGACGTTATATTGGAGACCGACGAACTTGAAGTCGTCTACCGAGGCAGGGATAAATCGGTGAGAGCTCTCAGACCACTCTCCATAAAATTGGGACGGGGAGAGTCTCTGGCCGTAGTCGGAGAGTCGGGGTGCGGAAAGACCACCTTGGTGAGGGCCATCCTGGGACTCCAGCCTCCGTCCTCCGGAGCGATCTCTCTATTCGGAGAAGACATCTCCGAACTGGACAAAAAGGGGACGATAGCCGTCAGGAGAAGGTGCGGGTTCATTCCTCAAGACGTATACGGAGGACTTCCGCCGGGCCTTTCCGCCCTGGATACAGTCAGAGAGCCCTGGGACCTTCTTCACCCTAGAAACGACAAAGAGGCCGGTAAAAAACACGCCGTCGAACTGATGGAGCAACTGGGGCTGGACTCGAAAAACCTGGGGAACCGAAAGGTTAAAAAAGGGCTGTCAGGAGGACAGAGACAGAGAATAGCGGTAGCTAGAGCCCTAATCAACGACCCGGAACTGCTTCTGGCCGACGAACCTACCAGCATGCAGGACATATCCACGAGAGACAAAGTCATAAGGTTACTCCGAGAAAGGGTGGACCGCGGTATGTCTCTGATCTTCGTCACCCACGATCTCCTCCTGGCGCGATCCATAGCCCGGAAGACAGCGATTTTTTTCGGAGGATCGCTATGCGAGACGGGGAATTCCGACGATATCGTATCCGAGCAGATCCATCCCTACACCAAGGCGCTTTACGGAGCCATGCCGAGTTTGAACGAGAAGATGGTGCTGCGGACGTCGAAGGACAGGACCCCATCCCCCAGCGGCTGTCCGTTTAGAAAAGGCTGCCCGGAAGCCATGTACGTCTGCGAGAAGACCCCTCCTATGAAGGACATGGGAAATGACAGGATGGTCGCCTGCTGGAGGACGGGAAACTAG
- the trmD gene encoding tRNA (guanosine(37)-N1)-methyltransferase TrmD — MKVTVITAFPEFFRAFFETSIVGRAVERGLLEVDVVDLRDYGEGSYSKIDDYSFGGNGGMVLMAEPLALALEGVKGDPYVVYPSPQGVPLTQETVETLFSKGNVVIVCGHYEGIDERFASSRVDLELSVGDYVLTGGELPAMVIIDAVSRLVPGVVGKGRSVEEDSFFRGMLDTPHFTRPSSWRGQDVPDVLLSGNDGAIEDWRRREAVRRTLERRPDLLSRSGLLGYMDKNAFLMRPLSEVPSPWEIRSIARACSFYGVSKLLFPVEDRDVRDSVRSLILKEDLGALVKLFPSVARALRWVSDKEKAVPYVVGFNGFNSSGLSWLEIKREILEVSRPVVFMAGGDEKDCDVTMRPVAGDDRSRSALPVQNAISVVLDRFFGWR, encoded by the coding sequence ATGAAGGTAACGGTGATAACCGCTTTTCCCGAGTTCTTTCGTGCCTTTTTCGAGACCAGCATCGTCGGTCGGGCCGTCGAGAGAGGTCTTCTCGAGGTTGACGTGGTGGATCTTCGCGACTACGGAGAGGGCTCCTACAGCAAGATAGACGATTATTCCTTCGGAGGTAATGGAGGAATGGTCCTGATGGCCGAGCCCTTAGCCCTGGCTTTGGAAGGGGTGAAAGGCGATCCCTACGTGGTCTATCCCAGTCCCCAGGGAGTTCCTCTTACTCAGGAAACGGTGGAGACACTGTTTTCCAAGGGGAACGTCGTGATAGTCTGCGGCCATTACGAGGGGATAGACGAGAGGTTTGCGTCGTCCCGGGTCGATCTTGAGCTGTCGGTAGGTGATTATGTCCTCACGGGAGGAGAATTGCCTGCCATGGTGATAATCGACGCGGTATCCCGCTTGGTTCCAGGAGTGGTCGGAAAGGGACGATCCGTAGAGGAGGATTCCTTTTTCAGAGGTATGCTAGATACCCCTCATTTCACCAGACCGTCGAGCTGGAGGGGACAGGACGTCCCAGACGTCCTGCTGTCCGGTAACGATGGGGCTATAGAGGACTGGCGTCGTAGAGAGGCGGTTCGTAGAACTCTCGAGAGACGTCCGGACCTTTTGAGCCGTTCCGGTCTTTTGGGGTATATGGATAAGAACGCGTTCCTGATGCGTCCTTTATCGGAGGTACCGTCTCCTTGGGAAATTCGTTCGATAGCTCGTGCCTGCAGTTTTTACGGTGTCTCCAAATTGCTGTTCCCAGTAGAGGACAGGGATGTACGGGACTCGGTGCGATCTTTGATCCTGAAAGAGGATCTCGGGGCTCTGGTAAAACTTTTCCCATCTGTGGCTAGGGCTTTGCGATGGGTCTCCGATAAGGAGAAGGCAGTTCCCTATGTAGTAGGGTTCAATGGTTTTAACTCGAGTGGTCTTTCCTGGCTTGAAATCAAAAGGGAGATCCTCGAGGTCTCCAGGCCGGTGGTATTCATGGCCGGTGGAGACGAGAAGGATTGCGATGTAACTATGCGTCCTGTCGCGGGAGATGATCGATCTCGATCCGCTCTTCCGGTACAGAACGCCATTTCGGTTGTATTAGATCGCTTCTTCGGATGGCGATAA
- a CDS encoding DMT family transporter codes for MDLMDSAGVFFALGASLCWGTVPVIYKLGMGKVLMEKMNAIRSFGFLASSLIIYRLAGESSMGGAGWVVLVGLGLAVLLANVAGDLLFFIGIDAVGVGKATAVTCSYPLFVTVISVLLLGESVTLTAISATVAVIVGLVLLRSRSVEQEEGSGAIFKGVLASLGAAFLWGGSLVVTRWAVLESDLGPAALNLWRAIFFLPIAWGWWGCRYLSMEKADRPDLFRTDSKSWVALVIAGALALSVGGFFITRAMMLAPASLVSPIAATSPLIATIWGRLLFSERLSPSQILGVFLIIAGSVAISL; via the coding sequence ATGGATTTGATGGATAGTGCCGGGGTGTTTTTCGCCTTGGGAGCGTCCCTGTGTTGGGGGACCGTTCCGGTTATATATAAGCTTGGAATGGGCAAGGTCCTGATGGAAAAGATGAACGCCATAAGGTCTTTCGGGTTTCTAGCCAGTTCCCTGATAATATATCGACTCGCCGGAGAAAGTTCCATGGGAGGCGCTGGCTGGGTCGTCTTGGTGGGGCTGGGGCTGGCGGTGCTTCTGGCCAACGTAGCAGGGGATCTGCTCTTTTTCATAGGTATCGATGCGGTAGGGGTTGGAAAGGCCACCGCCGTGACCTGTAGCTACCCTCTCTTCGTGACGGTCATATCGGTGCTTCTACTGGGGGAGTCGGTTACCTTGACGGCCATTTCCGCCACAGTCGCCGTCATAGTCGGACTCGTCCTTCTTCGAAGCCGTTCCGTAGAACAGGAGGAGGGATCGGGGGCCATCTTCAAGGGGGTTCTAGCCTCTTTAGGAGCCGCATTCCTCTGGGGTGGAAGCCTGGTCGTGACCAGGTGGGCGGTTCTGGAAAGCGATCTTGGGCCGGCGGCCCTCAATCTGTGGAGGGCGATCTTCTTTCTCCCCATTGCCTGGGGATGGTGGGGGTGTCGATATCTCTCCATGGAGAAGGCCGATCGCCCCGATCTCTTCAGGACAGATTCCAAAAGTTGGGTAGCTTTGGTGATAGCCGGAGCTTTGGCCCTCTCGGTAGGTGGTTTTTTCATCACCAGGGCGATGATGCTTGCTCCTGCCTCTTTGGTAAGCCCCATAGCGGCCACCAGCCCTCTGATAGCCACCATATGGGGCAGGTTGCTCTTCTCCGAGAGGTTGTCTCCCTCTCAGATCCTCGGTGTGTTTTTGATCATAGCGGGCTCCGTGGCCATAAGCCTCTAG
- a CDS encoding lactate utilization protein — translation MSEKQASAFDDIRTEWKNRLGETIVKALEGRGYGAAYVSTKEEALKAVLKLIPEGASVGVPGTVTIREIGALEALEKKGHKVHHHWDPSLTAEDKKQKLKNELSSEVFLTSTNAITIDGKMVNIDGTGNRLAGMCWSGGKIIYVVGINKVCNDVDSAIRRVRDVATPMNAIRLGLEVPCAKLGYHVGCPVPKTVCRALLIMENPTMGRESHVILVGEDLGY, via the coding sequence ATGAGCGAAAAACAGGCATCCGCTTTCGACGACATCCGCACAGAGTGGAAAAATCGTCTGGGCGAGACGATCGTCAAGGCTCTGGAGGGACGCGGCTATGGAGCCGCATACGTAAGCACCAAGGAGGAAGCACTGAAGGCGGTGCTAAAACTCATCCCCGAGGGCGCATCCGTAGGGGTGCCTGGAACCGTAACCATAAGGGAAATCGGAGCCCTCGAGGCCCTGGAGAAAAAGGGACACAAGGTACACCATCATTGGGATCCTTCTCTGACCGCCGAGGATAAAAAACAGAAACTTAAGAACGAACTGTCGAGCGAGGTATTTCTTACCAGCACGAACGCCATAACCATAGACGGTAAGATGGTGAACATCGACGGCACCGGTAACAGGCTGGCCGGAATGTGCTGGTCCGGAGGAAAGATAATCTACGTCGTGGGGATAAACAAGGTCTGTAACGACGTGGACTCGGCCATACGAAGGGTAAGGGACGTAGCCACTCCGATGAACGCCATCAGGCTCGGTTTGGAAGTTCCCTGTGCCAAGCTGGGGTATCACGTAGGTTGCCCCGTTCCCAAGACGGTATGCAGAGCCCTGCTGATAATGGAAAATCCGACCATGGGACGGGAATCCCACGTCATCCTGGTAGGCGAAGACCTTGGATATTAG
- the rpsP gene encoding 30S ribosomal protein S16 — protein MAVRIRLARHGRKKAPFYRLVVADSRSPRDGRFIEQLGTYNPMTDPSEITIDGDKAVKWLQQGAIPSDTARGLLKKTGVWEKFVESKGKAE, from the coding sequence ATGGCAGTACGTATTCGTCTCGCCCGTCACGGGCGTAAAAAGGCTCCTTTCTATCGTTTGGTGGTAGCGGACTCCAGAAGTCCCAGAGACGGTCGTTTCATCGAGCAGCTTGGTACCTACAACCCTATGACCGATCCCTCGGAGATCACCATCGACGGCGATAAGGCGGTCAAATGGCTTCAGCAGGGAGCTATCCCTTCCGATACGGCCAGAGGGCTTCTCAAGAAGACTGGAGTTTGGGAGAAGTTCGTCGAGAGCAAAGGTAAGGCGGAGTAG
- a CDS encoding peptidylprolyl isomerase, with the protein MVKLETNKGDIVLELNEELAPKTTENFLGYVKKGFYDGTIFHRVIDGFMIQGGGFDGTMSQKETGDPVENEADNGLKNEAYTIAMARTQDPHSATAQFFINVKDNDFLNHSAPTARGWGYAVFGKVTEGREVVDAIKAVKTGGFGPHQDVPIEPVVILKAYILE; encoded by the coding sequence ATGGTAAAACTGGAGACCAACAAGGGAGATATCGTACTGGAATTAAACGAGGAACTGGCACCTAAGACCACCGAAAATTTCCTCGGCTACGTGAAGAAGGGATTCTACGACGGTACAATCTTCCATCGGGTTATAGACGGCTTCATGATCCAGGGAGGCGGCTTCGACGGGACGATGAGCCAGAAGGAAACAGGAGACCCCGTCGAGAACGAAGCCGATAACGGGCTGAAAAACGAGGCTTACACCATCGCGATGGCCAGGACCCAGGACCCTCACTCGGCTACGGCCCAGTTCTTCATAAACGTAAAAGACAACGACTTTCTCAATCACAGCGCTCCTACCGCTCGTGGTTGGGGCTATGCGGTTTTCGGAAAGGTAACGGAGGGCAGGGAGGTCGTGGACGCCATAAAAGCGGTAAAGACCGGTGGATTCGGACCGCACCAGGACGTTCCGATCGAACCAGTGGTGATCTTGAAGGCCTATATTCTGGAGTAA
- a CDS encoding PPC domain-containing DNA-binding protein: MQYCGTEELLALHIEDGENLHSCIVTACQGSNVDSAVVISGLGMISSVTFGWFTGKEYLKKNYDGTMELISLSGDISFRREGMYPHLHGVFSSPDHQVIGGHIMEAIAMRNIELFLKPIYSQHFNRRDINAFEALVPERRS, encoded by the coding sequence ATGCAGTATTGTGGAACAGAGGAACTCCTGGCGCTTCACATAGAGGACGGAGAAAACCTTCACAGTTGTATCGTCACGGCCTGCCAGGGAAGCAATGTAGACTCCGCCGTAGTTATTTCCGGACTAGGAATGATCTCATCCGTGACCTTCGGATGGTTTACCGGAAAAGAATATCTCAAGAAAAATTACGACGGAACGATGGAGCTAATCTCTCTCTCGGGGGACATAAGCTTCAGGAGAGAGGGGATGTATCCCCACCTCCACGGAGTCTTCAGCTCCCCGGACCATCAGGTGATAGGCGGTCACATCATGGAGGCAATCGCCATGAGAAACATCGAGCTGTTTCTGAAACCGATATACTCCCAGCATTTCAACAGAAGGGATATAAACGCTTTCGAGGCACTTGTCCCGGAAAGAAGAAGCTGA
- a CDS encoding sigma factor-like helix-turn-helix DNA-binding protein, with product MGADKLDMRFYIAGLYDLYGPVLTEKQRRIYEMHDLQDLSLSEISDELGISRQGISDQLQRARDRLEELENILGFFERSVVWDRVYTDVLSLVDLEKDRLPSDFISEIRAILSEAD from the coding sequence GTGGGTGCCGATAAGCTTGACATGAGATTCTACATAGCAGGTCTTTACGATCTTTACGGACCGGTTCTCACCGAGAAACAGAGGCGGATATACGAGATGCACGATCTTCAGGATCTGTCTCTCTCGGAGATCTCCGACGAGCTGGGGATAAGTCGTCAAGGTATATCGGATCAGCTACAGAGGGCTAGAGACCGTCTGGAAGAACTGGAGAATATCTTGGGATTTTTCGAAAGATCGGTGGTTTGGGATAGAGTCTACACCGATGTTCTGAGTTTGGTCGATTTGGAAAAGGACCGTCTGCCCTCGGATTTCATCTCCGAGATTCGGGCGATCCTGTCCGAAGCTGATTAG
- the ffh gene encoding signal recognition particle protein, which produces MFDALKERLDGVFGKLKGKGKLTEGDVQEALREVRRALLEADVNYKVVKGLVENIRLRAMERSVLDSITPGQQVVAVVYEELMDLMGSEPKPLTISPKPPTLMMMVGLQGGGKTTSTVKLAKRLSKGHKPLVVACDLRRPAAVDQLRVLAESAGVGFYGPEKGEADVLNVIDGALSYARDRLMDVILFDTAGRLTVDDEMMAELDAMKARIAPHEILLVVDAMTGQEAVSVSEAFHSRMDLTGVVLSKVDGDARGGAALAVLATTGVPIKFAGVGEGIDALEVFDAKRMAERIMGMGDVVGLVEKIEQATSEEDVKRLSSSLKKNRLDFDDLLAQFEQIEKMGPLDKVMEMIPGADKIKELKDGEMDPRRIARMKAIIQSMTPEERRSPAVIKGSRRRRIAQGSGTTVQMVNQLLKQQSQMNDLWKKMGKGKGRKKFQMPKIKGFGGLFN; this is translated from the coding sequence GTGTTCGACGCCCTGAAGGAAAGGCTTGACGGCGTTTTTGGTAAACTCAAGGGAAAAGGTAAGCTGACCGAGGGAGACGTACAGGAAGCCCTTCGGGAAGTCCGTAGAGCTCTTCTGGAGGCGGACGTCAACTACAAGGTCGTCAAGGGACTGGTCGAGAATATCCGCCTTAGGGCCATGGAGAGATCCGTCCTGGATTCCATTACCCCGGGACAGCAGGTCGTGGCGGTCGTCTACGAGGAACTGATGGATCTCATGGGCTCCGAGCCCAAGCCTTTGACCATATCGCCTAAACCTCCGACCTTGATGATGATGGTAGGGCTTCAAGGTGGAGGTAAGACCACCAGCACCGTGAAGTTGGCCAAACGGTTGAGTAAGGGACATAAACCACTTGTCGTGGCATGTGACCTTAGGCGACCCGCTGCGGTCGATCAGCTTAGGGTTCTAGCCGAGTCTGCCGGAGTAGGCTTTTACGGTCCGGAAAAAGGGGAGGCGGACGTCCTCAACGTGATAGACGGAGCGTTGAGTTACGCCAGAGACAGATTGATGGACGTTATCCTCTTCGATACCGCCGGTCGTCTGACGGTAGACGATGAGATGATGGCAGAGCTGGACGCCATGAAGGCCAGGATAGCCCCTCACGAGATTCTTCTGGTCGTGGACGCCATGACCGGGCAGGAGGCCGTCTCGGTATCGGAGGCTTTCCACAGTAGGATGGACCTTACCGGAGTAGTCCTCAGCAAGGTCGACGGTGACGCAAGAGGAGGAGCGGCTTTGGCCGTTCTTGCTACGACCGGTGTCCCCATTAAGTTTGCCGGTGTCGGAGAGGGAATAGACGCTCTGGAGGTCTTCGATGCCAAACGTATGGCGGAACGCATAATGGGTATGGGAGACGTCGTAGGGTTGGTGGAGAAGATAGAGCAGGCCACCAGCGAGGAGGATGTCAAGAGACTTTCCTCGTCTCTCAAGAAGAACAGACTGGACTTCGACGATCTTCTGGCTCAGTTCGAGCAGATCGAGAAGATGGGCCCTCTGGATAAGGTTATGGAGATGATCCCGGGAGCCGACAAGATAAAGGAACTGAAGGACGGGGAGATGGATCCTCGTAGGATCGCCAGGATGAAGGCCATAATTCAGTCCATGACGCCGGAGGAACGGAGAAGTCCTGCGGTGATCAAGGGAAGCCGCAGGCGAAGGATAGCCCAGGGATCGGGAACTACCGTTCAGATGGTGAACCAGCTTTTGAAGCAACAGAGTCAGATGAACGATCTCTGGAAAAAAATGGGCAAGGGGAAGGGACGAAAGAAGTTTCAGATGCCGAAGATCAAGGGATTCGGCGGTCTCTTCAATTAA
- the rplS gene encoding 50S ribosomal protein L19: protein MDPRISLIEQKFMKQDVPQFRSGDTVKVHVRVREGSRERIQMFEGVVIARKHGGLSETFTVRKVSSGVGVERIFPLHCPSVEKIEVKRLGRVRRAKLYYLRERSGKSARIRERRI, encoded by the coding sequence ATGGATCCCAGAATTAGCCTGATAGAGCAGAAGTTCATGAAACAGGATGTCCCCCAGTTCCGTTCCGGCGATACCGTCAAGGTTCACGTTCGGGTCAGAGAGGGAAGCAGAGAGCGTATCCAGATGTTCGAGGGAGTGGTGATCGCCAGGAAACACGGTGGCCTCAGCGAGACTTTCACGGTTCGTAAGGTCTCCAGTGGAGTGGGGGTCGAGAGGATTTTCCCCCTTCATTGTCCCAGCGTGGAGAAAATAGAGGTCAAACGTCTCGGCAGGGTTCGCAGGGCCAAGCTTTACTATCTGAGAGAGAGAAGCGGTAAGTCCGCGAGAATCAGAGAGCGCAGGATCTAA
- a CDS encoding asparaginase, which yields MSNRGKIALVMAGGEIGMRYSERKNGHTPEVTAEEMLQWLPPEMAEEIHLVDWSHQASSHYSIRMTSDLMDILNKLVIDGIQGIVITCGTDTIEEMAYLADLMWAYPQPVIFTGATYPSDVIGTDSSVNLYQALLSAKSQACWGAGVLVCIQDCIFAASEMTQESNYRRSGFVALDRGPVGEIIGEDVMLRRAPKRGKIIEGVTPAKGVELIQASLGGGERLLAALAMSSDDLPDGVVLAAFGNGNIFPAWIPSIKALVRSSVPVLLTSRCSAGRVVDRYCFEGSASRLFDMGVLNGGDLSPEKARLKLSVAIGAGLSGMELQDYIFCQR from the coding sequence TTGTCTAATCGGGGGAAAATAGCGTTGGTGATGGCCGGAGGAGAGATCGGAATGCGTTACTCCGAGCGCAAAAACGGCCATACTCCGGAGGTGACGGCGGAGGAGATGCTCCAATGGCTACCTCCGGAAATGGCCGAGGAAATCCACCTGGTAGACTGGAGTCACCAGGCCAGCAGCCATTATTCCATACGCATGACCTCCGACCTTATGGATATACTGAACAAGCTGGTGATAGACGGAATACAGGGAATCGTCATAACCTGCGGCACAGATACCATCGAAGAGATGGCATATCTGGCCGATCTAATGTGGGCCTATCCGCAACCGGTTATATTTACCGGTGCGACCTATCCATCGGACGTAATAGGGACGGATTCCTCCGTAAACCTATACCAAGCGCTCCTATCCGCCAAATCTCAGGCATGTTGGGGAGCTGGGGTCTTGGTTTGCATACAAGACTGCATCTTCGCTGCCTCCGAGATGACGCAGGAAAGCAACTACAGAAGAAGCGGATTCGTCGCTTTGGACAGGGGGCCGGTTGGAGAGATAATAGGCGAAGACGTAATGCTCCGAAGAGCGCCGAAGAGAGGTAAGATCATCGAAGGCGTGACACCGGCGAAAGGAGTCGAGCTGATTCAGGCATCTCTAGGGGGCGGAGAACGTCTGTTGGCGGCATTGGCAATGTCTTCCGACGACCTTCCCGACGGGGTCGTTTTGGCCGCTTTCGGAAACGGAAATATATTTCCCGCCTGGATTCCCTCCATCAAGGCACTGGTAAGATCATCGGTGCCGGTTCTACTTACCTCGAGATGCTCGGCCGGCAGGGTCGTCGATAGATATTGTTTCGAGGGATCCGCCAGTCGACTCTTCGACATGGGGGTATTGAACGGAGGCGACCTGTCTCCCGAAAAGGCTCGTCTGAAACTATCGGTGGCCATAGGGGCAGGTCTTTCCGGAATGGAGTTACAGGATTACATATTCTGTCAAAGATGA
- a CDS encoding KH domain-containing protein, with protein MPDYGALVEYVARALVTKPEMVQVSSQTVEDGTVKVLVDVDSDDIGRMIGRRGATINAIRQVVRAAAVKSSERVDVDVRED; from the coding sequence GTGCCTGATTACGGTGCCCTGGTCGAGTATGTAGCTCGGGCCTTGGTCACGAAACCCGAGATGGTTCAGGTGTCATCTCAGACGGTGGAGGATGGCACCGTGAAGGTTCTGGTGGACGTCGATTCCGACGATATAGGTCGCATGATCGGTCGTAGGGGGGCAACCATCAACGCTATTCGTCAGGTAGTACGGGCCGCTGCCGTCAAGTCCAGTGAGCGGGTCGACGTGGACGTTAGGGAGGATTAA